A single genomic interval of Electrophorus electricus isolate fEleEle1 chromosome 2, fEleEle1.pri, whole genome shotgun sequence harbors:
- the ihha gene encoding indian hedgehog signaling molecule a translates to MRLPVVFGLLVGCALIFAPVNEGCGPGRGYGKRRPPKTLTPLNYKQFSPNVAEKTLGASGRIEGKITRNSERFKELTPNYNPDIIFKDEENTGADRLMTQRCKDKLNSLAISVMNMWPGVKLRVTEGWDEDGNHFEESLHYEGRAVDITTSDRDRNKYGMLARLAVEAGFDWVYYESKAHVHCSVKSEHSVAAKTGGCFPGGALVTMEDGSRKTMAELALGEQVLASSQSDGGGRLLYSEVIAFLDRSPATHQRFYTIATDLGVELSLTAAHLVFVTDGNCSGPAAGGELRTVFASEVLPGQCVVSAQGAGRQGRLSRVSGVQVQDDAGVFAPLTRHGTVVVNDVVTSCYAATDHLWVAHWAFGPLRVLHSWGWPMGHQAEGVHWYSSLLHWVGTCILDPKHFHPWGIMGDDR, encoded by the exons ATGCGTCTCCCCGTGGTTTTTGGGCTCCTTGTCGGCTGCGCCCTGATTTTCGCACCTGTTAACGAGGGCTGTGGGCCGGGGAGGGGATATGGGAAAAGGCGGCCGCCAAAGACGCTGACACCTCTCAATTACAAGCAGTTTAGTCCAAATGTAGCCGAGAAAACACTGGGAGCCAGCGGGAGAATTGAAGGCAAGATTACCAGGAACTCTGAGCGATTTAAAGAACTAACACCCAATTATAACCCCGACATTATCTTCAAAGATGAGGAGAATACAGGTGCGGATCGGCTTATGACACAG CGCTGCAAGGACAAGCTGAACTCCCTGGCCATCTCTGTCATGAACATGTGGCCAGGTGTGAAGCTGAGGGTCACCGAGGGCTGGGACGAGGATGGCAATCACTTCGAGGAGTCTCTGCACTACGAAGGCAGAGCGGTGGACATCACCACGTCCGACCGGGACCGAAACAAGTATGGCATGCTGGCACGGCTGGCTGTGGAGGCCGGCTTTGACTGGGTCTACTATGAGTCCAAAGCGCACGTCCACTGCAGCGTGAAGTCAG AACACTCTGTGGCTGCTAAGACTGGTGGCTGTTTCCCTGGAGGAGCTCTGGTCACGATGGAGGATGGCAGCAGGAAGACCATGGCGGAGCTCGCGCTCGGCGAGCAGGTGCTGGCATCGTCCCAGAGCGACGGCGGCGGGCGGCTCCTCTACAGCGAGGTCATCGCCTTCCTTGACCGCAGCCCTGCCACCCACCAACGGTTCTACACCATAGCGACAGACTTGGGGGTGGAGCTCAGCCTCACCGCTGCCCACCTCGTGTTCGTGACCGACGGGAACTGCTCGGGGCCGGCAGCCGGCGGCGAGCTCAGGACCGTGTTCGCCAGCGAAGTGCTGCCGGGTCAGTGCGTGGTGTCGGCCCAGGGAGCGGGGCGCCAAGGGCGTCTGTCCCGCGTGAGCGGGGTTCAGGTACAGGACGACGCAGGAGTGTTCGCTCCACTCACCCGCCACGGCACGGTGGTGGTTAATGACGTTGTCACTTCCTGCTACGCGGCCACAGATCACCTCTGGGTGGCTCACTGGGCTTTTGGGCCGCTCAGGGTCCTCCATAGTTGGGGATGGCCCATGGGCCACCAGGCCGAAGGAGTGCACTGGTACTCCTCACTGTTGCACTGGGTCGGAACCTGCATCCTTGACCCAAAACACTTCCACCCCTGGGGCATAATGGGAGATGACAGATGA